One stretch of Niallia sp. XMNu-256 DNA includes these proteins:
- the gvpN gene encoding gas vesicle protein GvpN has product MTVLRQKVNKTARAIVQDAKTEDLLSRSLQYLKAGYPVHFTGPSGAGKTSLALALAKRRKKPVMLIHGNHELNNKDLIGDFTGYTSKKIVDNYVRSVYKRDESVTETWRDGRLLEAVKNGYTLVYDEFTRSKPTTNNIFLSILEEGILPLYGTKLTEPFVRVHPDFAVIFTSNPDEYAGVYQTQDALLDRLITIYIDYKDSDREAAILSEKINIDHKKAKAITTLVAELRKSCKEDSGPSLRASLMIAKLATQEGIPIDGSDLHFQRLCMDILGHQVSRCIESGEQINAAEKLIIQACENMKQ; this is encoded by the coding sequence AGGCAAAAGGTGAATAAAACTGCAAGGGCTATTGTACAGGATGCAAAGACAGAAGACTTACTTTCCCGTTCATTACAATACTTGAAAGCAGGATATCCTGTTCATTTTACAGGTCCCTCCGGAGCAGGTAAAACCTCCTTGGCACTCGCTTTGGCAAAAAGAAGGAAAAAACCGGTCATGCTTATTCATGGGAATCATGAATTAAACAATAAAGATTTAATCGGAGACTTTACTGGATATACGAGTAAAAAAATTGTTGATAATTATGTTCGCTCAGTTTACAAGAGAGACGAAAGTGTGACAGAAACATGGAGAGACGGACGTTTGCTTGAGGCAGTAAAGAATGGTTATACACTCGTTTATGATGAATTTACTCGATCAAAGCCAACCACAAATAATATCTTTTTATCTATTTTAGAGGAGGGCATTCTTCCTTTATATGGGACAAAGTTAACGGAACCGTTTGTCCGTGTTCATCCCGACTTTGCTGTCATTTTTACGAGCAACCCTGATGAATACGCAGGTGTCTATCAAACCCAAGATGCATTGCTTGACCGGCTAATTACTATTTATATCGATTATAAAGACAGTGACCGTGAGGCAGCTATTCTTTCGGAAAAAATAAATATTGATCATAAAAAAGCTAAAGCCATTACAACACTGGTTGCAGAATTGCGAAAGTCATGTAAAGAGGATAGCGGGCCAAGTCTTCGTGCCTCATTAATGATTGCTAAATTGGCTACGCAGGAAGGAATTCCAATTGACGGATCCGATTTACATTTTCAACGTTTATGTATGGATATATTAGGTCACCAGGTAAGTCGGTGCATCGAATCGGGTGAACAAATAAACGCAGCAGAAAAGTTGATCATACAGGCATGTGAAAATATGAAGCAATAG